In one window of Zhongshania aliphaticivorans DNA:
- the prfB gene encoding peptide chain release factor 2 (programmed frameshift), with the protein MLEVNAIRQSLKSMSERTDVLRGYLDYANKKERLTEVELELGDSAVWDDPKRAQELGRERASLEAVVATIEELDGGVADCSELLDMAVEEGDDETISGMQGDVDRLEASLATLEFRRMFSGEMDPNNCYLDIQSGSGGTEAQDWANMVLRMYLRWCESKGFKADLVELSDGEVAGIKSATIHVQGEYAFGWLRTETGVHRLVRKSPFDSGNRRHTSFCSVFISPEIDDDIEIDINPSDVRTDTYRASGAGGQHINKTDSAVRLTHIPTNIVVQCQNQRSQHQNRDSAWKMLKAKLYELEIQKRSSAAQELEDNKSDIGWGSQIRSYVLDDQRIKDLRTNVQTSNCGMVLDGDLDQFIEASLKSGL; encoded by the exons ATGTTAGAAGTTAACGCCATTCGCCAATCCCTAAAGAGCATGAGTGAAAGAACTGATGTGCTCCGGGGGTATCTT GACTATGCCAACAAGAAAGAGCGTTTAACGGAAGTTGAACTTGAATTGGGCGATTCCGCTGTTTGGGATGATCCTAAGCGAGCGCAAGAGCTAGGTCGTGAGCGGGCCTCATTAGAGGCAGTAGTGGCGACGATAGAAGAGTTGGATGGTGGCGTTGCCGATTGCAGTGAGCTGCTTGATATGGCGGTTGAAGAGGGCGACGACGAAACAATAAGCGGTATGCAGGGTGACGTAGATCGTTTAGAAGCCTCTCTTGCGACCCTAGAATTTCGGCGCATGTTCTCCGGTGAGATGGACCCCAATAATTGTTATCTTGATATTCAATCTGGCTCCGGCGGCACAGAGGCTCAAGACTGGGCCAATATGGTGTTGCGTATGTACTTGCGCTGGTGCGAAAGCAAGGGTTTTAAAGCCGATTTGGTTGAATTATCTGACGGTGAAGTTGCCGGTATTAAAAGCGCGACCATTCATGTACAGGGAGAGTATGCGTTTGGCTGGCTGCGTACTGAAACAGGGGTGCATCGCTTAGTTCGTAAATCACCGTTTGATTCTGGCAACCGTCGTCACACCTCATTTTGTTCAGTATTTATTTCTCCTGAAATAGATGATGATATCGAAATAGATATCAACCCCTCTGATGTACGTACCGATACATATCGGGCCAGTGGTGCGGGTGGTCAGCATATTAACAAAACTGATTCGGCAGTGCGCTTAACGCATATACCCACCAATATTGTGGTTCAGTGTCAAAATCAGCGCTCTCAGCATCAGAACCGTGACAGTGCATGGAAAATGCTTAAAGCAAAACTGTATGAGCTGGAAATACAGAAACGCAGCAGTGCGGCACAAGAACTTGAAGACAACAAATCTGATATAGGTTGGGGTAGCCAGATTAGATCCTATGTCTTAGATGACCAGCGTATAAAAGATTTGCGTACCAATGTACAAACCAGCAACTGCGGTATGGTTCTGGATGGTGATCTGGACCAGTTTATTGAAGCGAGTTTAAAAAGCGGTCTGTAA
- the recJ gene encoding single-stranded-DNA-specific exonuclease RecJ, which translates to MTDFPKIIVRSSTAPAFAGAVPPLLQRLYAARGALCDSDIETGLETLPKPEMKGLAAACTMLADAIEDQKRILIVGDFDCDGATSTSVAMLGLRALGAGHVDYLVPNRFEYGYGLTPEIVEVAAERQPDLIVTVDNGISSIDGVAAAHKLGIPVLVTDHHLPGDNLPDAAAIVNPNQYGCPFPAKSLAGVGVMFYVLLALRSELRSRKWFSECRAEPNLAELLDLVALGTVADVVPLEHANRVLVSQGLRRIRAGRCRPGITALLRVAGKEANRIVAADMGFAIGPRLNAAGRLDDISLGIRCLLTENDELALNLAAELDDLNKERRAIEQSMKDDAVRALAHLQLDASNIPSGICLYDPTWHQGVVGILASRIKERYHRPVIAFADADDEEIKGSARSIPGLHLRDALDLLAKRNPGLLSKFGGHAMAAGLSLAKADYSRFEKAFDNIVTELTTQDQLTAVVLSDGELQPEHFSIELAELLRNAGPWGQNFPEPKFHGRFNLVQQRIVGARHLKMVLSPVDASQQVIDAIAFNIDTELWPNLHVKWVDVVYKLDSNLFRERLSVQLLVDHVQAVADSS; encoded by the coding sequence GTGACTGATTTCCCCAAAATAATTGTGCGTAGTTCTACTGCCCCTGCATTTGCAGGGGCGGTTCCTCCCTTGCTTCAGCGTCTTTACGCCGCACGTGGTGCGCTTTGTGATAGTGATATTGAAACAGGTTTGGAGACCCTGCCTAAGCCTGAAATGAAAGGTTTGGCCGCGGCCTGCACCATGCTGGCAGATGCGATTGAAGATCAAAAACGCATATTGATTGTAGGTGATTTTGATTGTGATGGCGCGACGAGCACGAGTGTGGCTATGCTTGGTTTGCGTGCGCTGGGGGCAGGGCATGTCGATTATTTGGTGCCAAACCGATTTGAATATGGCTATGGTTTAACACCAGAAATTGTTGAGGTAGCCGCCGAGCGCCAACCCGACTTAATTGTGACTGTCGATAATGGTATTTCCAGCATTGACGGTGTTGCGGCAGCCCATAAGCTAGGTATTCCAGTCTTGGTAACGGATCACCATTTGCCGGGTGATAACTTACCTGACGCAGCCGCGATCGTGAACCCCAATCAATATGGCTGTCCATTTCCAGCTAAGTCTTTGGCCGGTGTTGGCGTGATGTTCTATGTCTTGCTGGCATTACGCAGTGAACTAAGAAGTAGAAAGTGGTTTTCTGAGTGTCGCGCTGAGCCTAACCTCGCTGAATTGCTCGATCTAGTTGCACTAGGAACAGTGGCAGATGTGGTGCCCTTAGAGCATGCTAATCGCGTTTTAGTCAGCCAGGGTTTAAGGCGCATTCGAGCAGGACGCTGCCGCCCCGGAATTACGGCTTTGTTGCGGGTTGCCGGTAAAGAGGCGAATCGTATCGTGGCCGCAGATATGGGCTTTGCTATTGGTCCGCGTTTAAATGCGGCTGGTCGCTTAGATGATATTAGCCTTGGCATCCGCTGCTTGCTGACTGAGAATGATGAGCTGGCGTTGAATTTAGCTGCCGAGCTGGATGACCTAAATAAAGAACGCCGTGCTATTGAGCAGAGCATGAAAGACGATGCGGTGCGAGCCTTGGCTCACCTGCAGCTAGATGCTAGCAATATTCCAAGTGGCATTTGTCTATACGATCCTACCTGGCACCAAGGGGTTGTTGGTATTCTTGCTTCGCGGATTAAGGAGCGCTATCACCGTCCTGTTATTGCCTTTGCCGATGCCGATGATGAAGAAATTAAAGGCTCAGCGCGCTCGATTCCCGGTTTGCATTTGCGTGACGCTTTAGATTTGCTTGCTAAACGGAATCCTGGCCTGCTAAGCAAATTTGGTGGTCACGCGATGGCGGCTGGATTGAGTCTGGCTAAAGCTGATTATTCTCGTTTTGAAAAAGCCTTTGATAACATAGTGACGGAGCTGACCACGCAAGATCAGTTGACAGCTGTAGTGCTGAGTGACGGGGAATTACAGCCTGAGCATTTCTCAATTGAGTTGGCAGAATTGTTGCGAAATGCAGGTCCTTGGGGGCAGAATTTTCCAGAACCCAAGTTTCACGGTAGGTTTAATCTCGTTCAACAGCGAATCGTCGGAGCGCGTCATTTAAAAATGGTATTGTCGCCTGTTGACGCAAGTCAGCAAGTTATTGATGCCATCGCATTCAATATTGATACTGAGCTGTGGCCTAATTTACACGTTAAATGGGTAGATGTGGTCTATAAACTAGACAGTAACTTGTTTAGAGAGCGCTTATCTGTGCAGCTCTTGGTTGATCATGTGCAAGCAGTCGCTGATTCTTCTTAA
- a CDS encoding Crp/Fnr family transcriptional regulator gives MSIENVDLFDGLMPEEIQILRDTSVVREFAKNTVLIHEGDVADSLYVVESGRVKVYCSDKGGKDFVLNILEYGDYFGELALLDDDKRSASVRAMEASKVRIIYKEDFKAILDLHPNITRILNKNLTRRIRKLTNDVKSLALQDVYGRVVKVLTSLAQPAAEDGSMRIDEKLTQQEIADRVGSSREMVARILKDLTIGEYIDVDGRHIVIRRKLPESY, from the coding sequence ATGAGTATCGAAAACGTCGATTTATTTGACGGTCTGATGCCGGAAGAAATTCAAATTTTACGTGACACCAGTGTGGTGCGGGAATTTGCCAAGAATACAGTATTAATTCACGAGGGTGACGTGGCAGACTCGCTCTACGTGGTGGAGTCTGGTCGCGTGAAAGTCTATTGCAGCGATAAGGGCGGTAAAGACTTTGTGTTGAATATTCTTGAGTATGGCGATTATTTTGGTGAGCTAGCTTTACTGGATGATGATAAGCGTTCTGCATCAGTTCGTGCGATGGAAGCCAGTAAAGTCCGTATTATTTATAAAGAAGATTTTAAAGCGATTTTGGATTTGCACCCCAATATCACTCGTATTCTTAATAAAAACCTAACCCGTCGTATACGTAAATTAACAAATGATGTGAAAAGTCTTGCCTTGCAAGATGTGTATGGCCGCGTAGTGAAGGTGCTAACCAGTTTAGCCCAGCCTGCGGCTGAAGATGGCAGTATGCGGATTGATGAAAAACTCACTCAGCAAGAGATAGCAGACCGAGTGGGCTCCTCCCGTGAAATGGTGGCGCGGATACTCAAAGACCTAACCATTGGTGAATATATCGATGTTGATGGTCGTCATATCGTCATAAGACGTAAGCTTCCAGAAAGTTATTAA
- the lysS gene encoding lysine--tRNA ligase produces the protein MSEQHNETEQTQEENRLIAERRAKLSAIREKRNAFPNHFRREDYADKLQLELGEKEKEALEILDRQASVAGRIMAKRGPFMVLQDMTGRIQVYVDKKQLPAELTEEIKTWDIGDIISASGPVHKSGKGDLYIYMKETSLLTKSLRPLPDKFHGLQDQEIRYRQRYVDLIMNESSRRTFAIRSKMISSIRNFLQQRDFVEVETPMMQVIPGGASARPFVTHHNALSMDMYLRIAPELYLKRLVVGGIERVFEINRNFRNEGLSTRHNPEFTMIEFYQAYADYKDLMDLTEAMLRNTAQEVLGTTTISYQGSEYDFAKPFTRLSVFDSVLHYNPNISAEQLADITQATAIAKSLGVDVKDSWGLGKIQIEIFEETVEHKLDQPTFITEYPTEVSPLARRSDNNPFVTDRFEFFVGGRELANGFSELNDPEDQAERFMAQVAEKEGGDDEAMHYDADYIAALEYGLPPTAGEGIGIDRLVMLFTDAPSIRDVLLFPHMRPE, from the coding sequence ATGTCAGAGCAACACAACGAAACTGAGCAAACTCAGGAAGAAAACCGCTTAATCGCTGAACGTCGCGCTAAATTGTCGGCAATTCGCGAAAAGCGGAACGCATTCCCCAATCATTTTCGTCGTGAAGATTATGCCGACAAACTGCAATTAGAGTTAGGTGAAAAAGAAAAAGAAGCCTTAGAAATCTTGGATCGGCAAGCCAGTGTTGCGGGCCGCATCATGGCCAAACGCGGTCCCTTTATGGTGCTGCAAGATATGACGGGCCGGATTCAAGTTTATGTTGATAAAAAACAGTTGCCAGCTGAATTAACAGAAGAAATTAAAACCTGGGATATTGGCGATATTATTTCTGCGTCTGGTCCAGTTCATAAGTCGGGCAAAGGCGATCTTTATATTTACATGAAAGAGACTTCCTTACTGACGAAATCTTTGCGCCCATTACCTGATAAATTCCACGGTTTGCAAGATCAAGAAATTCGTTATCGTCAGCGTTATGTTGATCTGATTATGAATGAATCATCTCGACGTACCTTTGCAATTCGCTCAAAGATGATCAGCTCTATTCGCAACTTCTTGCAGCAGCGTGATTTTGTCGAAGTAGAAACACCGATGATGCAAGTGATTCCCGGAGGTGCCAGTGCGCGGCCGTTTGTCACTCACCACAATGCGCTTAGCATGGATATGTACTTACGTATTGCGCCTGAGCTTTATTTAAAGCGTTTGGTGGTGGGCGGTATAGAGCGCGTATTTGAAATTAACCGCAACTTCCGTAATGAAGGTCTGTCGACGCGTCATAACCCAGAATTCACCATGATTGAATTTTATCAAGCCTATGCTGATTACAAGGACTTGATGGATTTAACAGAAGCCATGTTGCGCAATACTGCGCAAGAGGTTTTAGGCACCACCACCATTAGCTATCAGGGTAGTGAATACGATTTCGCCAAGCCCTTCACACGTTTGTCGGTATTTGATTCTGTATTGCACTACAACCCAAATATTAGTGCTGAGCAATTAGCTGATATAACCCAGGCCACCGCCATTGCCAAATCACTTGGTGTGGACGTTAAAGATAGCTGGGGCTTGGGCAAAATACAGATAGAAATATTTGAAGAAACGGTAGAGCACAAATTAGATCAGCCTACCTTTATCACTGAATACCCCACCGAGGTTTCACCGCTAGCCCGTCGCAGTGATAACAACCCCTTTGTGACAGATCGTTTTGAATTTTTTGTTGGTGGTCGAGAGCTGGCAAACGGTTTCTCGGAGCTTAATGACCCAGAAGATCAGGCAGAGCGTTTTATGGCGCAGGTTGCTGAAAAAGAAGGTGGTGATGATGAGGCCATGCATTACGATGCTGACTACATTGCCGCCCTTGAATACGGCTTACCGCCAACCGCCGGTGAGGGGATTGGTATTGACCGTTTGGTAATGTTATTTACCGATGCACCATCGATTCGCGACGTATTATTATTTCCCCATATGCGTCCAGAATAA
- the thrC gene encoding threonine synthase, protein MKYISTRGKAPALNFEDVLLTGLAPDGGLYVPESLPKYSKEQIASWSSLSYTDLAFQIIQPFIGGCIPDDDLKAIIDDTYVDFRHPAIAPLVQLDRNEWVLELFQGPTLAFKDFALQMLGRLLDYVLERRHQKVVIMGATSGDTGSAAIQGCKRCSNIDIFILHPYKRVSEVQRRQMTTVVGDNIHNIAVKGHFDHCQAMVKASFADQSFLPEDRQLVAVNSINWARIMAQIVYYFYAAYAVGAPDRSVSFSVPTGNFGDIYAGYLAKCMGLPIEQLVVATNQNDILHRFISGNTFEKHELQHTLSPSMDIVVSSNFERMLFDCYDRDGAAIADLMKRMDTETVSIPSTAFAKVRELFDSHGVDDEATVETIASVYDASEYLLDPHSAIGVKAARECRRDTATPMITLATAHPAKFPEAVMKAGYPSAPALPHHMSDLFELDERYEVVENKLGDVHAFIAANIRA, encoded by the coding sequence GTGAAATACATCAGTACCCGCGGCAAGGCGCCCGCCCTGAATTTTGAAGACGTTCTGCTTACCGGTTTGGCGCCAGACGGTGGTCTTTACGTCCCTGAGTCCCTGCCTAAATACAGCAAGGAGCAGATCGCTTCTTGGTCGTCATTGTCGTATACCGATTTGGCTTTTCAGATTATTCAGCCGTTTATCGGTGGGTGTATTCCTGATGATGATTTAAAAGCGATTATCGATGATACCTATGTTGATTTTCGTCACCCTGCAATCGCACCACTAGTGCAATTAGATCGCAATGAATGGGTGTTAGAGCTGTTTCAAGGTCCAACCTTGGCGTTTAAAGATTTTGCACTACAAATGCTGGGACGTTTACTCGATTACGTGCTTGAACGCCGCCATCAGAAAGTCGTCATTATGGGGGCTACGTCCGGAGATACAGGTTCTGCTGCCATTCAAGGTTGTAAGCGCTGCAGCAATATCGATATCTTTATTTTGCATCCCTATAAGCGCGTGTCTGAAGTCCAGCGTCGTCAAATGACCACGGTGGTTGGCGACAATATCCACAATATTGCTGTGAAAGGTCATTTTGACCACTGCCAAGCCATGGTGAAAGCCAGTTTTGCGGATCAAAGCTTTTTACCAGAAGATCGACAGCTGGTAGCGGTGAACTCTATCAACTGGGCACGTATCATGGCCCAGATCGTTTACTATTTTTACGCTGCTTATGCTGTTGGCGCACCAGATCGCTCAGTGAGCTTTTCGGTTCCTACCGGCAATTTCGGCGATATCTATGCCGGCTATTTAGCTAAGTGTATGGGGTTGCCAATAGAGCAATTGGTGGTCGCGACCAACCAGAATGATATTTTGCATCGCTTTATTAGCGGCAATACATTTGAAAAGCACGAATTGCAGCACACCTTGTCACCCAGTATGGATATTGTGGTGTCTAGCAACTTTGAGCGCATGTTATTCGATTGCTACGATCGTGATGGTGCTGCCATTGCAGATTTAATGAAGCGCATGGATACCGAAACTGTGTCTATTCCTAGCACTGCTTTTGCCAAAGTTAGGGAGTTATTTGACAGCCATGGTGTGGATGACGAAGCTACGGTTGAAACGATTGCGTCAGTCTATGATGCAAGTGAATACTTGCTAGATCCCCACTCAGCAATTGGTGTTAAAGCTGCGCGCGAATGCCGCCGCGATACCGCGACCCCGATGATTACCTTGGCCACGGCTCATCCGGCTAAATTCCCCGAAGCGGTGATGAAGGCGGGCTATCCAAGTGCGCCGGCCTTGCCGCACCACATGAGTGATCTCTTCGAATTAGACGAGCGTTATGAAGTGGTAGAGAATAAGTTGGGAGACGTGCACGCCTTTATTGCTGCAAATATTCGCGCTTAA
- a CDS encoding TetR/AcrR family transcriptional regulator, which yields MISENGLMSVGEVGGKRERTRALLLLSSAQQFAKHGYNGVSIDLLAKAAKLSKGALYDHFKSKEDIYIQSTSHYLVSVLKTIKPSDVEKGLNAEQALFLYLGKFLELLHNDWVARRLVLRVITESTGENVQAIARKVLTEPFEYTASLLSAFRPELDAEEHLFSFYCNAILREDFKGVIGALSPNVGALTDSDALLDHFRKVWA from the coding sequence GTGATAAGTGAGAACGGATTAATGTCTGTGGGTGAGGTAGGCGGTAAGCGTGAGCGAACACGGGCTTTGCTATTACTGAGTAGTGCGCAACAGTTTGCTAAACATGGCTATAACGGCGTCAGCATAGACTTGCTGGCAAAAGCGGCGAAATTATCGAAGGGCGCTTTATATGATCATTTTAAAAGTAAAGAAGATATATACATTCAAAGCACATCGCATTATTTAGTTAGTGTGCTTAAAACCATTAAACCGAGTGATGTAGAGAAGGGTTTGAATGCGGAACAAGCGTTGTTTCTCTACTTGGGTAAGTTTTTAGAACTGCTGCATAATGATTGGGTTGCCAGACGTTTAGTGTTGCGTGTAATCACTGAATCTACTGGCGAAAATGTTCAAGCAATTGCCCGTAAAGTGCTTACTGAGCCTTTTGAGTATACAGCCAGTTTGTTGTCAGCTTTTCGCCCTGAACTTGATGCAGAAGAACACCTGTTTTCGTTTTATTGTAATGCGATATTGCGAGAAGACTTTAAGGGTGTGATAGGTGCATTGAGCCCAAATGTAGGCGCGCTTACTGATTCGGATGCATTGTTAGATCATTTCCGAAAAGTATGGGCCTAA
- a CDS encoding OmpP1/FadL family transporter: protein MAKNTNKQPTVRFSILAAALLASISSPSKASIGVIPLGFGSDSIAMAGTDIGYSHDPLSINNNTAGIAKSTTSQLSTVIEPYFMTHIRHADSLNSMQASSNDLTAFLSIGWTTPLEKAPDITIGLGVFAQGGIGYEYKNLNTTFGNQDELSALIGVFRMAPAIAWRVNDKLRIGFSASVNYSQAEQQVFPNTSDAETGFAGLHIKDLSGISYAWRAGIQYDVSNALTLGLAYGSDTKLALQNGSAVVNFEAMGLGRVKYNSAEIDGLKLPKELGIGFAWQATPQLSIGGDLNWYSWSEALGNVTTQLSNTETANAPNEIIVSTDFGGQDQFASSIGAQFQLNERTQITAGINHAGNVIKHGNESTLNNLLAKWHISAGANHQLSEKWKASLAYVYIPIMSRKYTNTQFPIGDDAEETFGGYSIAFGISCQW, encoded by the coding sequence GTGGCAAAAAATACGAATAAACAACCAACAGTACGATTTAGTATCCTTGCCGCTGCACTTTTAGCGTCAATATCAAGCCCAAGTAAAGCGAGTATCGGTGTCATTCCATTGGGCTTTGGTTCCGACTCTATAGCGATGGCCGGCACCGATATTGGGTATTCACACGACCCGCTAAGCATTAATAACAATACCGCAGGTATAGCAAAATCCACCACATCACAGCTCTCCACCGTTATTGAGCCCTATTTTATGACCCACATCCGTCATGCTGACTCGCTGAACAGCATGCAAGCCTCAAGCAACGACTTAACCGCATTTCTTTCTATTGGTTGGACCACCCCTCTTGAGAAAGCACCAGATATAACTATAGGGCTTGGTGTTTTTGCCCAAGGCGGCATTGGTTATGAGTACAAGAATCTAAACACAACTTTTGGAAATCAAGATGAATTAAGCGCACTGATAGGTGTGTTTAGAATGGCACCTGCAATTGCATGGCGCGTTAATGATAAGCTGAGAATTGGGTTTAGCGCTTCGGTTAATTATTCTCAAGCAGAACAGCAAGTCTTCCCAAACACCTCAGATGCAGAAACCGGATTTGCTGGCCTTCATATTAAGGACCTTAGCGGTATCAGCTACGCTTGGCGCGCCGGTATTCAGTACGACGTAAGCAACGCCCTCACACTTGGTCTCGCATATGGCTCAGACACCAAACTCGCACTCCAAAATGGCAGTGCAGTCGTTAACTTTGAAGCGATGGGACTGGGACGAGTAAAATATAACTCTGCAGAAATTGACGGTCTTAAATTACCCAAAGAGTTAGGCATTGGTTTCGCTTGGCAAGCTACACCGCAACTCAGCATTGGTGGCGACCTTAACTGGTATAGCTGGAGTGAGGCACTTGGCAACGTAACAACACAGCTGTCTAATACCGAAACAGCAAATGCACCTAATGAGATAATAGTTAGCACAGATTTTGGCGGGCAAGACCAATTTGCCAGCTCAATAGGAGCACAATTCCAGCTTAATGAGCGCACCCAGATTACTGCCGGCATTAACCATGCAGGCAATGTTATAAAACATGGCAACGAGTCCACACTTAACAACTTACTAGCTAAATGGCATATCTCTGCGGGTGCAAACCACCAACTATCCGAAAAGTGGAAAGCTTCCTTGGCCTATGTATATATTCCGATCATGTCTCGAAAATATACCAATACGCAATTTCCAATCGGCGACGATGCCGAGGAAACCTTTGGCGGTTATTCAATAGCGTTTGGCATTTCCTGCCAGTGGTAA
- the xseA gene encoding exodeoxyribonuclease VII large subunit — MTIQEPPQTLSVSQLNGLAKQLLEDCFAQVTVSGELSTLSRPSSGHWYFTLKDNRAQIRCAFFKGRNSRVSFSPQPGQQVNVRGKVSLYEGRGDYQLIVDSMQPAGAGALAQAFELLKQELKTAGWFDADTKKALPEVIRHIAVISSPTGAAIHDILSVLQRRWPSMQISLLPVLVQGDLAAQQIADAVLQANIWASQGRKNFDVILVTRGGGSLEDLWPFNERKVAEAIHNSALPVVSAVGHEVDFSISDFVADIRAATPSAAAELLSPNQAEIVSRINLLQGRLINSQRRKLTRASEKLHSLRLRLRDPRSQLQEQSQRLDSLEIRLNRQWLQSQQRRRQSLASATQQLALLNPERHLKNKHRDIEELRRRLKNAIALQLKQSRITVKNLGQQLNTLGPNQTLHRGYAIVTTAEGKIVRDATSLEKGDLLEARFSKGSAALVVDK, encoded by the coding sequence ATGACAATACAAGAACCGCCACAAACTCTGAGTGTCAGCCAATTAAACGGCTTGGCCAAACAATTACTCGAAGACTGCTTTGCACAAGTAACGGTCAGCGGCGAGCTATCCACGCTCTCTCGACCAAGTTCAGGCCATTGGTACTTCACCCTTAAAGACAACCGAGCACAAATCCGCTGCGCTTTTTTTAAAGGACGTAATTCACGGGTCAGCTTTTCTCCCCAACCTGGCCAACAAGTGAATGTTCGTGGAAAAGTTAGCCTGTATGAAGGTCGTGGCGATTATCAATTAATTGTCGACAGCATGCAGCCTGCTGGAGCAGGCGCTTTAGCACAAGCCTTTGAGCTACTTAAGCAGGAACTAAAAACAGCCGGCTGGTTCGACGCTGACACCAAGAAAGCGCTGCCTGAGGTTATTCGCCATATCGCTGTTATTAGCTCCCCCACTGGCGCAGCCATACACGATATATTATCTGTGCTTCAGCGGCGATGGCCCAGCATGCAAATTAGCTTACTGCCGGTATTAGTACAGGGCGATTTAGCCGCTCAACAAATTGCAGACGCTGTGCTACAAGCCAATATCTGGGCGAGCCAAGGTCGCAAAAACTTCGACGTTATTTTGGTGACACGAGGCGGTGGTTCATTAGAAGACCTGTGGCCATTTAACGAACGAAAAGTGGCAGAAGCTATCCATAACTCTGCCCTGCCTGTTGTTAGCGCTGTTGGACACGAAGTGGATTTCAGCATCAGTGACTTTGTTGCCGACATTCGGGCTGCCACGCCTTCTGCGGCGGCGGAGCTGCTCAGCCCCAATCAAGCTGAAATAGTGTCACGCATCAATCTACTGCAAGGGCGCCTTATTAATAGCCAAAGGCGCAAGCTCACACGGGCTAGCGAAAAGCTTCACTCACTTCGTTTACGCTTGCGCGATCCACGCAGCCAACTTCAGGAACAAAGCCAGCGGTTAGACAGTTTAGAAATTCGCTTAAACAGACAGTGGCTGCAGAGCCAGCAACGGCGGAGGCAATCGCTTGCTTCGGCAACTCAACAACTGGCTCTTCTTAATCCGGAGCGCCATTTAAAGAACAAGCATCGTGACATTGAGGAACTGCGCCGACGATTAAAAAATGCCATCGCGCTGCAGCTTAAACAATCGCGGATCACCGTAAAAAACCTGGGGCAGCAATTGAACACCCTTGGTCCAAATCAAACCTTGCATCGTGGCTATGCTATTGTCACAACCGCAGAAGGCAAGATTGTGCGGGACGCCACCTCACTCGAAAAAGGAGACTTGCTAGAGGCACGATTTAGCAAGGGTAGCGCAGCCCTAGTCGTTGACAAATAG